In the genome of Pseudomonas bubulae, one region contains:
- a CDS encoding PepSY-associated TM helix domain-containing protein translates to MKALGFRQANAWLHTWVGLLLGWLLYAVFLTGTLSFFQEEITFWMKPELHASVPDNQTAQRLAQAMQSLAPNAAQWTLTLPGERNAGAQAQWFDIGQPVVKRGGQSVALDAGTAEPVTPRETRGGGFLYRFHFELYGMPRMLARWIVGIATMVMLVAIVSGVITHKKIFKEFFTFRPRKGQRSWLDAHNATAVLALPFHLMITYSGLLLLMFMLMPWGVESAYRGDTQKFFNESGGRGARTAPAMGAGDQPLGEQVPLTDVAPLLAQAEQRWPRGVSSISVTRPGTSDAVIELRERGGDSLIDRGNSERLRFDGVSGALLNSPPAPAISTPNAIYNVFSSLHLIRFAGAPLRWFFFISGVVGTAMIATGLVLWVVIRLPERQKLGRTPIGHRLVEVLNVGTVAGLPLAIAAYFWANRLLPVGMTQRSAWEIRSFFIIWLLCLVHPLLRSHKRAWLEQLWVAAGLFAALPLFSFGLAHSHLLASLAQGQWLLAGMDLTLLASAALLGYAAWKLNRHQPLQRPQRQPRTVNTRQESAA, encoded by the coding sequence ATGAAGGCCCTCGGTTTTCGTCAGGCCAACGCCTGGCTGCACACATGGGTCGGGCTGTTACTCGGCTGGTTGCTGTATGCCGTGTTCCTGACCGGTACCCTGAGTTTTTTTCAGGAAGAAATCACGTTCTGGATGAAACCTGAACTGCACGCCTCTGTGCCCGACAACCAGACCGCGCAGCGACTTGCGCAAGCCATGCAAAGCCTGGCGCCCAACGCTGCACAATGGACCCTCACCCTGCCCGGCGAACGCAATGCCGGGGCGCAGGCACAGTGGTTCGACATCGGCCAGCCGGTCGTCAAAAGGGGCGGCCAAAGCGTGGCCCTGGATGCGGGCACGGCCGAACCGGTGACCCCGCGGGAAACCCGTGGCGGCGGTTTTCTTTATCGCTTTCACTTTGAGCTGTACGGCATGCCGCGAATGCTGGCGCGCTGGATCGTCGGTATTGCGACCATGGTGATGCTGGTGGCGATTGTCAGCGGGGTGATCACCCACAAAAAAATCTTTAAGGAGTTCTTCACTTTTCGCCCACGCAAGGGACAACGCTCATGGCTGGACGCGCACAATGCCACTGCAGTGCTGGCCCTGCCGTTTCACTTGATGATCACCTACAGCGGTTTGTTGCTGCTGATGTTTATGTTGATGCCCTGGGGCGTTGAAAGCGCCTATCGCGGTGATACCCAAAAGTTCTTCAACGAAAGCGGCGGACGCGGTGCCCGTACTGCGCCAGCAATGGGTGCAGGCGATCAGCCATTGGGCGAGCAGGTGCCACTGACGGACGTTGCCCCCCTGCTGGCCCAGGCCGAGCAGCGCTGGCCCCGAGGAGTCAGCAGCATCAGCGTGACCCGGCCCGGCACATCGGATGCCGTCATCGAGCTGCGTGAACGCGGTGGCGACAGCCTGATCGACCGGGGCAACAGCGAACGGCTGCGTTTTGACGGTGTGAGTGGTGCTTTGTTGAACAGCCCACCCGCCCCTGCGATCAGCACGCCCAACGCGATCTATAACGTGTTTTCCAGCCTGCACCTGATCCGCTTTGCCGGTGCTCCGCTGCGCTGGTTTTTCTTTATCAGCGGGGTCGTGGGTACGGCAATGATTGCCACCGGGCTGGTGCTATGGGTGGTCATACGCCTGCCGGAACGGCAGAAACTGGGGCGCACACCCATCGGCCATCGTCTGGTCGAGGTGCTCAATGTCGGCACTGTTGCGGGTCTGCCGCTGGCCATTGCCGCCTATTTTTGGGCTAATCGGTTATTACCCGTGGGCATGACCCAGCGCAGCGCCTGGGAAATTCGCAGCTTCTTTATCATCTGGTTGCTGTGCCTGGTTCATCCACTGCTGCGCAGCCACAAACGAGCCTGGCTTGAACAGCTCTGGGTAGCTGCAGGGTTATTTGCAGCCTTGCCGCTGTTCAGTTTCGGTCTTGCACACAGCCATCTGCTGGCCAGCCTTGCACAGGGCCAATGGTTGCTGGCGGGCATGGACCTGACCTTGCTCGCCAGTGCAGCGCTGCTTGGCTACGCGGCCTGGAAACTCAACCGCCATCAACCGCTGCAACGGCCACAGCGCCAACCGCGTACGGTCAACACCCGACAAGAGAGCGCAGCATGA
- the rfbB gene encoding dTDP-glucose 4,6-dehydratase has translation MRILVTGGAGFIGSALIRHLIKNTGHEVLNLDKLTYAGNLESLQSIATDTRYEFVQADIVDQAAVSAIIARFQPQAIMHLAAESHVDRSIDGPSDFIQTNIVGTYSLLEATRAYWLTLPEPEKSAFRFHHISTDEVYGDLHGVDDLFTETTPYAPSSPYSASKAASDHLVRAWNRTYGLPVLLTNCSNNYGPFHFPEKLIPLVILNALAGKPLPVYGNGLQVRDWLFVEDHARALLKVVTEGVVGETYNIGGHNEQKNIDVVRSICALLEELAPERPAGVAQFADLITFVQDRPGHDQRYAIDAGKIERELGWVPEETFATGLRKTVQWYLDHLEWCQRVQDGSYQGQRLGFTEPRDLIA, from the coding sequence ATGCGCATTTTAGTCACCGGCGGCGCCGGTTTTATTGGTTCAGCGTTGATCCGTCATCTGATCAAAAATACCGGGCATGAAGTGCTCAACCTCGACAAGCTGACCTACGCCGGTAACCTGGAATCGCTGCAAAGCATTGCCACCGATACCCGCTACGAATTCGTGCAGGCCGATATCGTCGATCAGGCAGCGGTCAGCGCGATCATTGCGCGTTTCCAGCCGCAGGCGATCATGCACCTGGCGGCCGAGTCACACGTTGACCGCTCCATCGATGGCCCGTCGGACTTTATCCAGACCAATATCGTCGGTACCTACAGCCTGCTGGAAGCCACCCGCGCTTACTGGTTGACCTTGCCTGAGCCGGAAAAAAGCGCATTTCGCTTCCACCATATTTCCACCGACGAAGTGTATGGCGACCTGCACGGCGTCGACGATCTGTTCACCGAGACTACCCCCTACGCGCCAAGCTCGCCGTACTCGGCCAGCAAGGCAGCGTCCGACCATCTGGTCCGCGCCTGGAACCGTACCTACGGTTTGCCGGTGTTGCTGACCAACTGCTCGAACAACTACGGGCCGTTCCACTTCCCGGAAAAACTGATCCCGCTGGTGATCCTCAACGCCCTCGCCGGCAAACCGCTGCCGGTGTATGGCAATGGCCTGCAAGTGCGTGACTGGCTGTTCGTGGAGGATCACGCCCGCGCCCTGCTGAAAGTCGTGACCGAAGGTGTCGTAGGCGAGACCTACAACATCGGCGGGCATAACGAGCAAAAGAACATCGACGTGGTGCGCAGCATCTGCGCCCTGCTCGAAGAACTGGCGCCCGAGCGTCCGGCGGGCGTCGCGCAGTTTGCCGACCTGATCACCTTCGTCCAGGACCGCCCGGGCCACGACCAGCGCTACGCGATCGACGCCGGCAAAATTGAACGCGAGCTGGGCTGGGTGCCCGAAGAAACTTTCGCAACCGGCCTGCGCAAAACCGTGCAGTGGTACCTGGACCATCTGGAGTGGTGCCAGCGCGTGCAAGACGGCAGCTATCAGGGCCAGCGCCTGGGCTTCACCGAGCCCAGGGACCTGATCGCGTGA
- a CDS encoding DUF3325 domain-containing protein, with amino-acid sequence MIWICLALSFSGFSALSLSTERHHGQVFADKGGPFKRQLLRLLGWLLLVGAVIPGVIELGPSVGIALWAAVLSVAAGGLVILLTYRPRLIVPLAVAGPSMALAVWVF; translated from the coding sequence ATGATCTGGATATGCCTGGCGTTGAGTTTCAGTGGTTTCAGCGCACTCAGCCTGAGTACCGAGCGCCATCATGGGCAGGTGTTTGCAGACAAAGGCGGCCCGTTCAAGCGCCAGCTATTGCGCCTGCTGGGCTGGCTGCTGCTGGTTGGAGCGGTGATCCCCGGCGTTATCGAACTGGGCCCGTCAGTGGGTATCGCCTTGTGGGCGGCAGTGCTCAGCGTTGCGGCTGGCGGGCTGGTGATATTGCTGACATACCGGCCGCGCCTGATCGTGCCGCTGGCCGTTGCAGGGCCTTCAATGGCATTGGCGGTTTGGGTATTTTAG
- a CDS encoding OprD family porin: protein MLNKRIGLLALGVLSATQAMANDQADAKGFVEDSHLNVLARNAYISRDYKNHQQDKAEWGQGFLGTFTSGFTQGTVGVGVDAFGIYALRLDGGRGNSGAGGIDFFKQGASGKAADDIAKAGAAVKVRVSNTVLKYGDQMPALPVLMYDNSRLMPESFTGTLLTSKEINGLEINVGRFTAESRKSAEARDSGDLKSINVFGGSYKFTDNLSASLYGSEMEDELNKQYVGVTYAIPLQDKQSLTFDFNGYRTHVKEDYARDVLKVDGQDNKIWSLASTYAFGAHTVTLAYQSSTGEIGYPYGGYRNAGGVGDGGNTILLANSYWSDFNAKDERSWQLGYGFDFGAVGIPGLTYNIAYVRGTNIDDGSDRGRGTEREIFNQAKYVVQSGPVKDLSVRLRGSWLRVSNNASEYNVGGNEVRVFVDYPISIF from the coding sequence ATGTTGAACAAACGGATAGGTCTTCTCGCTCTGGGCGTACTCAGTGCTACCCAGGCTATGGCTAACGATCAAGCTGACGCAAAAGGTTTTGTAGAAGACAGCCACCTCAATGTACTGGCGCGCAACGCCTACATCAGCCGTGACTACAAAAACCACCAACAAGACAAAGCTGAATGGGGCCAGGGTTTCCTCGGCACATTCACTTCGGGCTTCACCCAGGGCACCGTAGGTGTGGGTGTGGATGCTTTCGGCATCTACGCACTGCGTCTGGATGGCGGTCGCGGCAACAGCGGCGCGGGCGGTATCGATTTCTTCAAGCAGGGCGCCAGCGGTAAAGCGGCTGACGACATCGCCAAGGCTGGCGCTGCGGTGAAGGTTCGCGTGTCCAACACTGTGCTCAAGTACGGCGATCAAATGCCTGCGCTGCCGGTGTTGATGTATGACAACTCGCGTCTGATGCCGGAAAGCTTCACCGGTACCCTGTTGACCTCCAAGGAGATCAACGGTCTGGAAATCAACGTCGGTCGCTTCACTGCAGAGTCGCGTAAAAGTGCTGAAGCACGCGACAGCGGTGACTTGAAAAGCATCAACGTGTTCGGCGGTAGCTACAAGTTCACCGACAACCTGTCGGCGTCCCTGTACGGCTCCGAGATGGAAGACGAGCTGAACAAGCAATACGTGGGCGTAACCTACGCAATCCCGCTGCAAGACAAACAGTCCCTGACGTTTGACTTCAACGGCTACCGTACTCACGTAAAAGAAGACTACGCCCGTGACGTGCTGAAGGTTGATGGCCAGGACAACAAGATCTGGAGCCTGGCAAGCACCTACGCTTTCGGCGCGCACACGGTGACCCTGGCGTACCAGAGCAGCACCGGCGAAATCGGCTACCCGTACGGCGGCTATCGCAACGCAGGCGGCGTGGGCGACGGTGGCAACACCATCCTGCTGGCCAACTCCTACTGGTCCGACTTCAATGCCAAGGACGAACGTTCGTGGCAGCTGGGTTATGGCTTCGACTTCGGTGCCGTTGGTATTCCGGGTCTGACCTACAACATCGCCTACGTGCGCGGCACCAACATCGACGACGGTTCCGACCGTGGCCGTGGTACCGAGCGCGAAATCTTCAACCAGGCCAAGTACGTCGTACAAAGCGGCCCGGTCAAAGACCTGAGCGTGCGTCTGCGTGGCTCGTGGTTGCGCGTATCGAACAACGCCAGCGAGTACAACGTGGGCGGCAACGAAGTACGTGTATTTGTTGATTACCCGATCAGCATTTTCTGA
- a CDS encoding TonB-dependent siderophore receptor, protein MLSPCRLTPLNLGLCALLYAGFSNATTVLPELSISASEAEADDPRVKDVTTATRTSTPARYVPQAIDSVKTSNVLDYGINSIGEALSGIPNVSSTADTRFDSLRIRGFDASNDFYLDGIRDDSQYVRDLHNIERIEVLKGPAAVLYGRGSQGGIINRVSKMPQSGRQSSIQAQGGSEDLRSLYADLSADPSDTVSLRLNMGNEDKNSFRDHVSANRQLFAPSISWQITPDLNWLVQYEYNRYNRTPDRGIPSIDGRPADVSRGTTYGGQNDFIDDKVQNLRSRLSYELSDNWQLRHTLGVFKLDSQFENTYLTGYDPKINKVNRQSWQQDMTTRNIFNNLEIEGGFDTFGLEHRLLTGLELGSQRRDPKLYKAGGVPPVDVYNPDRSLRPTGPMVISSDNHTEVESQGLYVQDQLRLNDQWQVLAGLRYDRFNVETTNHLRPLIPTEERQSHSTSPRLGVVWTPLQNHSFYASWTKTFSPVGGGLIGITPGAAGNTNDLSPELTKQKEIGVKSDWLDERLSTTLAVYELELYNRRTKDPDDPTITLLSGLQRSRGIELTASGKLGGNWYMRGGVGVQDATVVKDNNGLEGKRINGVAKHNGSLFITWKPEMGWYAETGLTLVGQRYADNQNTVVLPGYGRWDALAGYREKDWDVSGALTNLTDRYYYASATSAAQIMPGEPRSLVMTGTYKF, encoded by the coding sequence ATGCTCTCCCCCTGCCGTTTAACACCCTTGAATCTGGGGCTGTGTGCCTTGCTGTACGCCGGATTCAGTAACGCCACCACTGTGCTCCCGGAGCTGTCGATCAGCGCCAGCGAAGCTGAGGCCGATGACCCACGGGTCAAGGATGTCACCACCGCGACTCGCACCTCGACTCCGGCGCGTTATGTGCCGCAAGCCATCGACTCGGTAAAAACCAGCAACGTCCTCGATTACGGCATCAACAGCATCGGCGAAGCCCTGAGCGGGATTCCCAACGTCAGCAGCACTGCCGACACCCGTTTTGACAGCCTGCGCATCCGCGGCTTTGACGCCAGCAACGACTTTTATCTGGACGGTATTCGCGACGACAGCCAATACGTACGCGACCTGCACAATATCGAACGTATTGAAGTGCTCAAGGGCCCGGCGGCCGTGCTGTATGGCCGTGGCAGCCAGGGCGGGATCATCAACCGCGTCAGCAAGATGCCCCAGTCCGGCCGCCAGTCGAGCATTCAGGCCCAGGGCGGCAGCGAGGATTTGCGCAGCCTGTATGCCGACCTTAGCGCTGACCCGAGTGACACCGTGAGCCTGCGCCTGAACATGGGCAACGAAGACAAAAACAGCTTTCGCGATCACGTCAGCGCTAACCGTCAGCTGTTCGCGCCATCGATAAGCTGGCAAATTACCCCCGACCTGAACTGGCTGGTGCAATACGAATACAACCGCTACAACCGTACCCCGGATCGCGGCATTCCGAGCATCGACGGGCGCCCGGCGGATGTCAGCCGTGGCACCACCTACGGCGGGCAAAACGATTTTATCGACGATAAAGTCCAGAACCTGCGCTCGCGCCTCAGCTATGAACTGAGCGACAACTGGCAACTGCGCCATACCCTGGGCGTGTTCAAGCTCGACAGCCAGTTCGAAAACACCTACCTGACCGGCTACGACCCGAAAATCAACAAGGTCAACCGCCAGAGCTGGCAGCAGGACATGACCACCCGCAATATTTTCAACAACCTCGAAATCGAAGGCGGCTTTGACACCTTTGGCCTGGAGCACCGCCTGCTGACCGGGCTGGAACTCGGCAGCCAGCGCCGCGACCCCAAACTCTACAAAGCCGGGGGCGTACCGCCAGTAGATGTGTACAACCCCGATCGTAGCCTGCGCCCGACCGGGCCGATGGTAATTTCCAGCGACAACCACACCGAAGTCGAGAGCCAGGGCCTGTATGTCCAGGACCAGCTTCGCCTCAACGATCAATGGCAGGTACTGGCCGGCTTGCGTTACGACCGCTTTAACGTCGAGACCACCAACCATCTCAGGCCCTTGATCCCGACCGAAGAACGCCAAAGCCACAGCACCAGCCCGCGCCTTGGCGTGGTCTGGACGCCGCTGCAAAACCACTCGTTCTACGCCTCGTGGACCAAGACCTTCTCACCGGTGGGCGGCGGCCTGATCGGCATCACCCCCGGTGCTGCAGGCAACACCAACGACCTGAGTCCGGAGCTGACCAAGCAAAAGGAAATCGGCGTCAAAAGCGACTGGCTGGACGAGCGTCTGAGCACCACCCTGGCGGTGTATGAGCTGGAACTCTACAACCGCCGCACCAAGGACCCGGACGACCCGACCATCACCCTGCTCTCCGGCCTGCAACGCTCACGCGGCATCGAACTGACCGCCAGCGGCAAGCTGGGCGGCAACTGGTACATGCGCGGCGGCGTGGGTGTGCAGGATGCAACGGTGGTCAAGGACAACAACGGGCTTGAGGGCAAACGCATCAATGGCGTGGCCAAGCACAATGGCAGCCTGTTTATTACCTGGAAGCCGGAGATGGGCTGGTACGCCGAAACGGGCCTGACCCTGGTGGGCCAGCGTTATGCCGATAACCAGAACACCGTGGTATTGCCGGGCTACGGGCGCTGGGATGCGTTGGCGGGGTATCGCGAAAAAGACTGGGATGTGAGCGGTGCGCTGACCAACCTGACCGACCGTTACTACTATGCGTCGGCCACCAGCGCCGCGCAGATTATGCCGGGCGAACCGCGCAGCCTGGTGATGACGGGGACGTACAAGTTCTGA
- a CDS encoding type II toxin-antitoxin system RelE/ParE family toxin, whose product MTWNVEYTDEFGLWWETLSEKEQVSVAASVKLLELLGPALRFPHCSDIKGARYGNLRELRVQHGGRPYRVLYAFDPRRCALLLTGGDKTGHDRWYEENVPLAEILYEVHLQTLIEEGQENG is encoded by the coding sequence ATGACATGGAACGTTGAGTACACCGACGAATTTGGCCTATGGTGGGAAACGCTCAGTGAAAAGGAACAGGTCAGCGTGGCGGCCAGTGTCAAATTGCTAGAGCTGCTCGGTCCGGCCCTGCGCTTCCCCCATTGCAGCGATATCAAGGGGGCACGCTACGGTAACCTTCGCGAACTACGCGTGCAGCATGGAGGTCGCCCCTACCGGGTGCTTTATGCCTTTGACCCACGCCGCTGCGCCTTGCTGTTGACGGGCGGCGACAAGACCGGTCACGACCGATGGTATGAAGAGAATGTCCCTTTGGCGGAAATTCTCTACGAAGTCCATTTGCAGACACTGATTGAAGAGGGCCAGGAAAATGGCTAA
- a CDS encoding DsbA family protein, with product MTATPVLHYIYDPLCGWCYGAKPLIDAARDILPVVAHGGGMMAGAHRRAVSAQLRDYVMPHDQRIAQCTGQPFGEGYFEGLLRDTTAVFDSAPPTTAVLVAEQLAGRGLELLGRLQTAHYAEGRRIADKDVLLAVATEMGLDVDAFRAAYAAMSGDVTQAHFKASRALLSRVAGQGFPTVVLEQSGQYQVIDLGPYLGKPEAFAAWLRQCAGVTGTDTIVSAPACGLDGCQ from the coding sequence ATGACCGCTACACCTGTCCTGCATTACATCTACGACCCCCTGTGCGGCTGGTGCTATGGCGCCAAGCCGCTGATCGACGCCGCGCGCGATATTTTGCCGGTCGTGGCCCACGGTGGCGGGATGATGGCAGGCGCACATCGCCGAGCTGTGTCGGCGCAACTGCGCGATTACGTGATGCCCCATGACCAGCGCATTGCCCAATGCACCGGGCAACCATTTGGCGAGGGGTACTTCGAAGGCTTGCTGCGCGACACCACGGCAGTATTCGATTCGGCGCCGCCGACCACCGCCGTGCTGGTTGCCGAACAATTGGCCGGGCGCGGCCTGGAGCTGTTGGGGCGCCTGCAAACGGCGCATTACGCAGAAGGGCGGCGGATTGCCGATAAAGACGTATTGCTGGCAGTGGCGACCGAAATGGGCCTGGATGTCGATGCATTCCGCGCCGCTTACGCTGCGATGAGCGGCGATGTAACGCAGGCCCACTTCAAGGCCAGCCGGGCATTGTTGTCCCGGGTTGCTGGGCAGGGCTTTCCGACTGTTGTACTGGAGCAGTCCGGCCAGTATCAGGTGATCGACCTTGGGCCGTATTTGGGCAAGCCTGAAGCTTTTGCTGCCTGGTTGCGCCAGTGCGCTGGCGTCACCGGTACAGACACAATCGTTTCAGCGCCAGCCTGTGGCCTGGATGGTTGTCAGTAA
- a CDS encoding XRE family transcriptional regulator — translation MAKKFAELEARMSPEAREQTQALYHQHLQEMPLHELRKAQALSQETLAKALNINQAAVSKMERRTDMYISTLRNYIQAMGGELEIIATFPDGQVKIENFAHK, via the coding sequence ATGGCTAAAAAATTTGCCGAACTTGAAGCGCGCATGTCCCCAGAGGCGCGTGAGCAAACCCAGGCTTTATACCATCAGCATTTGCAGGAAATGCCTTTGCACGAGTTGCGCAAAGCTCAGGCGCTGAGCCAGGAGACACTGGCCAAAGCGCTGAATATCAACCAGGCGGCAGTTTCCAAAATGGAGCGGCGCACTGACATGTATATCAGTACGTTGCGTAATTACATTCAAGCCATGGGTGGCGAGCTGGAAATCATCGCGACTTTCCCGGATGGTCAGGTAAAAATAGAAAACTTCGCGCACAAATAA
- the aguA gene encoding agmatine deiminase — protein MTTLHSSPRADGFYMPAEWAAQTQTWMIWPERPDNWRLGGKPAQAAHAAVAKAIARFEPVTVGVSAAQYENARAQLDVPNIRVVEISSDDAWVRDSGPTFVINRSGEVRGVNWDFNAWGGFDGGLYFPWNRDQQVGSKVLEIERCPRYYTEGFVLEGGSIHVDGEGTLITTAECLMNRNRNPHLSREEIEDVLRSHLAVDKIIWLPDGLFNDETDGHVDNFCCYVAPGEVLLAWTDDERDPNYVRCHAAMKVLATSTDAKGRPFVVHKMPIPGPMYATQEECDGVDKVAGSQDRNPTERLAGSYVNFLIVNGGIIAPSFNDPMDAEAKAILQKIFPQHEVVMVPGRELLLGGGNIHCLTQQQPAPYKI, from the coding sequence ATGACCACTTTGCACAGTTCGCCGCGCGCTGACGGCTTTTACATGCCTGCCGAATGGGCTGCGCAGACCCAGACGTGGATGATCTGGCCTGAACGTCCGGACAACTGGCGCCTGGGCGGCAAGCCGGCCCAGGCGGCGCACGCGGCTGTGGCCAAGGCCATTGCGCGTTTTGAACCGGTGACCGTCGGGGTGTCGGCAGCCCAGTACGAAAACGCCCGCGCTCAGCTCGATGTGCCGAATATTCGTGTGGTCGAAATATCCAGCGACGATGCCTGGGTACGCGACAGCGGTCCGACCTTCGTGATCAACCGCAGTGGCGAAGTGCGCGGCGTAAACTGGGATTTCAACGCTTGGGGCGGCTTCGACGGTGGTTTGTACTTCCCGTGGAACCGTGACCAGCAAGTGGGCAGCAAGGTACTGGAAATCGAACGTTGCCCGCGTTACTACACCGAAGGTTTTGTGCTTGAAGGCGGCTCAATCCACGTCGATGGTGAAGGCACGCTGATCACCACGGCCGAATGCCTGATGAACCGCAACCGCAACCCGCATCTGTCACGTGAAGAAATCGAAGACGTGCTGCGCTCGCATCTGGCTGTGGACAAGATCATCTGGCTGCCGGACGGCCTGTTCAACGACGAAACCGACGGCCATGTGGATAACTTCTGCTGCTACGTTGCTCCGGGTGAGGTATTGCTGGCCTGGACTGACGACGAGCGTGACCCTAACTACGTGCGCTGCCATGCGGCGATGAAGGTGTTGGCGACCAGCACTGACGCCAAGGGGCGGCCGTTTGTGGTGCACAAAATGCCGATCCCGGGGCCGATGTACGCGACCCAGGAAGAGTGTGACGGTGTTGATAAAGTGGCTGGCAGCCAGGACCGTAATCCGACTGAGCGTCTGGCCGGTTCCTATGTGAACTTTCTGATCGTCAACGGTGGCATCATCGCACCGAGCTTCAATGACCCTATGGATGCAGAGGCCAAGGCCATCTTGCAAAAGATCTTTCCACAGCACGAAGTGGTGATGGTGCCGGGTCGTGAGTTGCTGCTGGGTGGTGGCAATATCCATTGCCTGACCCAGCAGCAGCCTGCGCCGTACAAAATCTGA
- the rfbD gene encoding dTDP-4-dehydrorhamnose reductase, which yields MKILISGKTGQVAVELQKHLAGLGNLIVLGRDVLDLSQPEQIRAQVRAHKPDLIIIAAAHTAVDQAESEPELAFAINATAPGVFAEEAAALGIPLIHYSTDYVFDGSKPAPYTEDDATNPLGVYGKSKLAGELAIAASGARHLILRTSWVYSTHGKNFLLTMQRLLQERPELRVVADQIGAPTWAGTIARSTRALIERWQAGETGAWGTYHLTAQGETSWFGFTQAIAAHLSAQGKACATLEPIPASAYPTPAARPQNSRLDCSKLAREWQVTQPEWTAALSDCVAEQPR from the coding sequence CTGAAAATCCTTATCAGCGGCAAAACCGGTCAGGTTGCCGTTGAGTTGCAAAAGCACCTTGCCGGTCTGGGCAACCTGATTGTGCTGGGCCGCGATGTACTCGATCTGAGCCAGCCCGAGCAAATCCGTGCCCAGGTGCGGGCGCACAAGCCGGACTTGATCATCATTGCCGCAGCTCACACTGCCGTGGATCAGGCTGAAAGCGAGCCGGAACTGGCCTTTGCCATCAACGCCACCGCACCGGGTGTGTTTGCTGAAGAAGCGGCGGCCCTGGGCATCCCCTTGATTCATTACTCCACCGACTACGTGTTTGATGGCAGCAAACCTGCGCCCTACACCGAAGACGACGCCACCAACCCGCTCGGCGTATACGGCAAAAGCAAGCTGGCGGGAGAACTGGCCATCGCGGCGAGCGGTGCCCGACACTTGATCCTGCGCACCAGTTGGGTGTACTCGACCCATGGTAAAAACTTCCTGCTGACCATGCAGCGCTTGCTGCAAGAACGCCCGGAATTACGCGTAGTGGCTGACCAGATCGGCGCACCGACCTGGGCCGGCACCATAGCCCGAAGCACGCGGGCATTGATCGAGCGCTGGCAAGCCGGTGAAACCGGGGCATGGGGCACCTACCACCTGACTGCTCAGGGTGAAACTTCGTGGTTTGGCTTTACCCAGGCCATCGCCGCGCACCTGAGCGCCCAGGGCAAGGCCTGCGCGACGCTGGAACCCATTCCTGCCAGCGCCTACCCGACACCCGCAGCACGGCCGCAAAACTCACGCCTGGATTGCAGCAAGCTGGCCCGCGAATGGCAAGTCACCCAACCCGAATGGACCGCCGCGCTGAGCGATTGCGTGGCCGAGCAACCACGCTAA